From the genome of Synchiropus splendidus isolate RoL2022-P1 chromosome 17, RoL_Sspl_1.0, whole genome shotgun sequence, one region includes:
- the ccdc169 gene encoding coiled-coil domain containing 169 isoform X1, whose translation MNDFSKYDLPRLRAELEQELEVKDMLKESVSDLQSTMCELQERLHSVDGEGNEWKTRYETQTELNGQLERQISMVHERLEDLRGNPMDRLASIRSYDDMTIDSLRQRLKLLTEEKSDLQSQLTDCRVRIDQEGKAFHKTNDERRAYLSEIAKLSSTIETQRRQYSTKPQRGVEGNPRVKLTSRKSEASEKHGKAVEGGAEREDAGGATAEGRRGTTSYRGNRLPTIKHHPKHRT comes from the exons atgaacgACTTCAGCAAATACGATTTACCTCGGCTGCGGGCCGAACTGGAGCAAGAGCTTGAAGTCAA AGACATGTTGAAGGAGTCGGTCAGTGACCTGCAAAGCACAATGTGTGAACTACAGGAGAGACTGCATAGTGTCGACGGAGAAG GAAACGAGTGGAAGACAAGATACGAGACCCAGACTGAGCTAAACGGTCAGCTGGAGAGACAGATTTCAATGGTCCATGAGAGGTTGGAGGACCTGCGCGGGAACCCAATGG ATCGACTGGCTTCTATACGATCTTATGATGACATGACAATT GACTCACTGAGACAGCGTCTGAAGCTCCTGACTGAAGAGAAGTCAGACCTGCAGAGTCAGCTGACCGACTGTCGTGTCAGAATCGATCAGGAGGGAAAG gCTTTTCATAAGACCAATGATGAGCGGAGAGCTTATCTTTCAGAGATCGCCAAG TTGTCGTCGACAATTGAAACCCAGAGGAGGCAGTACTCCACTAAACCACAGAGAGGCGTGGAGGGTAATCCAAG GGTGAAGCTAACTAGTCGGAAATCAGAAGCCAGTGAAAAGCATGGAAAAGCAGtagaaggaggagctgagagagaagATGCTGGTGGAGCGACAGCCGAGGGGCGGCGGGGGACGACGTCCTATCGAGGCAACAGGTTGCCGACTATTAAACATCACCCAAAACACAGAACATAA
- the ccdc169 gene encoding coiled-coil domain containing 169 isoform X2 encodes MLKESVSDLQSTMCELQERLHSVDGEGNEWKTRYETQTELNGQLERQISMVHERLEDLRGNPMDRLASIRSYDDMTIDSLRQRLKLLTEEKSDLQSQLTDCRVRIDQEGKAFHKTNDERRAYLSEIAKLSSTIETQRRQYSTKPQRGVEGNPRVKLTSRKSEASEKHGKAVEGGAEREDAGGATAEGRRGTTSYRGNRLPTIKHHPKHRT; translated from the exons ATGTTGAAGGAGTCGGTCAGTGACCTGCAAAGCACAATGTGTGAACTACAGGAGAGACTGCATAGTGTCGACGGAGAAG GAAACGAGTGGAAGACAAGATACGAGACCCAGACTGAGCTAAACGGTCAGCTGGAGAGACAGATTTCAATGGTCCATGAGAGGTTGGAGGACCTGCGCGGGAACCCAATGG ATCGACTGGCTTCTATACGATCTTATGATGACATGACAATT GACTCACTGAGACAGCGTCTGAAGCTCCTGACTGAAGAGAAGTCAGACCTGCAGAGTCAGCTGACCGACTGTCGTGTCAGAATCGATCAGGAGGGAAAG gCTTTTCATAAGACCAATGATGAGCGGAGAGCTTATCTTTCAGAGATCGCCAAG TTGTCGTCGACAATTGAAACCCAGAGGAGGCAGTACTCCACTAAACCACAGAGAGGCGTGGAGGGTAATCCAAG GGTGAAGCTAACTAGTCGGAAATCAGAAGCCAGTGAAAAGCATGGAAAAGCAGtagaaggaggagctgagagagaagATGCTGGTGGAGCGACAGCCGAGGGGCGGCGGGGGACGACGTCCTATCGAGGCAACAGGTTGCCGACTATTAAACATCACCCAAAACACAGAACATAA
- the ccdc169 gene encoding coiled-coil domain containing 169 isoform X3, translating into MNDFSKYDLPRLRAELEQELEVKDMLKESVSDLQSTMCELQERLHSVDGEGNEWKTRYETQTELNGQLERQISMVHERLEDLRGNPMDRLASIRSYDDMTIDSLRQRLKLLTEEKSDLQSQLTDCRVRIDQEGKAFHKTNDERRAYLSEIAKLSSTIETQRRQYSTKPQRGVEGNPSLFGQGEAN; encoded by the exons atgaacgACTTCAGCAAATACGATTTACCTCGGCTGCGGGCCGAACTGGAGCAAGAGCTTGAAGTCAA AGACATGTTGAAGGAGTCGGTCAGTGACCTGCAAAGCACAATGTGTGAACTACAGGAGAGACTGCATAGTGTCGACGGAGAAG GAAACGAGTGGAAGACAAGATACGAGACCCAGACTGAGCTAAACGGTCAGCTGGAGAGACAGATTTCAATGGTCCATGAGAGGTTGGAGGACCTGCGCGGGAACCCAATGG ATCGACTGGCTTCTATACGATCTTATGATGACATGACAATT GACTCACTGAGACAGCGTCTGAAGCTCCTGACTGAAGAGAAGTCAGACCTGCAGAGTCAGCTGACCGACTGTCGTGTCAGAATCGATCAGGAGGGAAAG gCTTTTCATAAGACCAATGATGAGCGGAGAGCTTATCTTTCAGAGATCGCCAAG TTGTCGTCGACAATTGAAACCCAGAGGAGGCAGTACTCCACTAAACCACAGAGAGGCGTGGAGGGTAATCCAAG TCTCTTTGGACAGGGTGAAGCTAACTAG
- the sparta gene encoding spartin a isoform X1 — protein MFEPAEVILVKDQYKMAYHALRRGLTAEERGKKPEALEYYRKGLLHLQQGIEVPISGERHQGAVWDSTRLLQQRMQATLSTVSLHITDLHGTPLTPVSQKGKLLKDLPPDFHPVPPPHPKTPSQTGTKAAPVRPPLPVGVPRRTHSTPAKAPPAMANSGDRPPPYSPLPTNGHGSSDFGLAGDGKKMGGRAGEYGNELLFISSGVQLFFVAPNGQVSSLTHPGYLRVIAFDTQHQDVSSGSPPAFLDVCNWWYPLTRETPVLLANSGIYMFPDTLASAARSYVGIVLSSELPDTSKDMFKDLMTQLSEFRIQGPDGSEVICLSEKVPLGPLTEQNAWKEKPLLPGWSEKMGHGILTGATRLSVGLIKGAEATERAIQKGGIKIRSRMTPEETPTEVNPHVHKGLNAAKTATGGAVRVSKYLVTGLSNAMGHVAEKMAPHVKKHGAKLVPESLKSRKEGEASNVDGAKFVAASSMHGFSTVWSSLETGAKLVGKSLAAETVNSVTYKYGDDAGKATDTGLQSAINVGATAFNIDNLGVKAILKTGGKQMAKAMVKSSDEEKKEDVKNRSDVKNKEEEEKKG, from the exons ATGTTTGAACCTGCGGAGGTAATCCTTGTCAAGGACCAGTATAAAATGGCCTACCACGCGCTCCGTCGTGGTTTGACAGCGGAGGAGCGGGGCAAAAAACCAGAGGCTCTGGAGTATTACAGGAAAGGCctccttcacctgcagcagggAATTGAGGTGCCCATCAGTGGGGAGAGGCACCAGGGAGCGGTGTGGGACTCGACccggctgctgcagcagaggatGCAGGCCACCCTCAGCACCGTGAGCCTCCACATCACTGACCTGCACGGCACACCGCTGACCCCAGTGAGTCAGAAGGGAAAGTTGCTGAAGGATTTGCCTCCTGATTTTCATCCAGTCCCGCCCCCTCACCCAAAGACTCCATCACAGACGGGCACAAAAGCAGCCCCTGTCAGACCTCCGCTCCCCGTTGGAGTCCCCAGGCGAACACATTCCACCCCGGCTAAAGCTCCTCCAGCCATGGCCAACTCAGGCGACCGTCCCCCGCCGTACTCTCCTCTACCCACCAACGGTCACGGCAGCTCCGACTTCGGTCTGGCTGGAGACGGAAAGAAGATGGGCGGCCGGGCGGGCGAGTACGGGAACGAGCTGCTGTTCATCTCCTCGGGTGTGCAGTTGTTTTTCGTGGCGCCAAACGGACAGGTGAGCTCGCTGACCCACCCGGGCTACCTCCGGGTCATCGCCTTCGACACGCAGCACCAGGACGTCTCCTCGGGGAGTCCACCTGCCTTTCTGGAC GTGTGTAACTGGTGGTACCCGCTGACCAGAGAGACCCCAGTGCTGCTGGCTAACTCGGGCATCTACATGTTTCCGGACACCTTGGCCAGTGCTGCAAGATCTTACGTGGGCATTGTTTTGTCATCCGAGTTGCCCGACACCAGCAAGGACATGTTCAAAGACCTCATGACTCAGCTCTCCGAATTCAGGATCCAG GGTCCAgacgggtcagaggtcatctgCCTCAGTGAAAAAGTTCCCCTGGGTCCATTAACGGAACAAAATGCTTGGAAAGAAAAACCACTGCTTCCAGGGTGGAGCGAGAAAATGGGTCATGGAATCTTGACGG GAGCAACGCGGCTGAGTGTAGGGCTCATCAAAGGGGCAGAAGCCACAGAAAGAGCCATCCAAAAGGGTGGAATTAAAATCCGGAGCCGCATGACGCCAGAGGAAACACCCACTGAGGTCAATCCTCATGTCCACAAAGGTCTGAATGCTGCTAAAACGGCCACTGGAGGAGCTGTGCGAGTCAGCAAGTACTTAG tgactGGACTGAGCAACGCGATGGGACATGTAGCGGAGAAAATGGCACCACATGTAAAGAAACACGGCGCTAAACTGGTACCAGAGTCCCTGAAGTCAAGGAAAGAGGGCGAAGCTTCAAatgtggatggagccaaattCGTGGCGGCCTCCAGCATGCATG GTTTCTCGACTGTTTGGTCGAGCCTGGAGACTGGAGCCAAACTTGTCGGCAAAAGTCTTGCTGCGGAGACGGTCAACAGCGTGACCTATAA GTACGGCGACGACGCGGGCAAAGCAACTGACACCGGCCTTCAGTCTGCCATCAACGTCGGCGCCACGGCGTTTAATATTGACAATTTGGGCGTCAAAGCCATCCTGAAGACTGGAGGCAAGCAAatggccaaagccatggtcaaGAGCTCggatgaagagaagaaagaggacgTGAAGAACAGAAGTGACGTGAAAaataaagaggaggaagaaaagaagggatag
- the sparta gene encoding spartin a isoform X2: MFEPAEVILVKDQYKMAYHALRRGLTAEERGKKPEALEYYRKGLLHLQQGIEVPISGERHQGAVWDSTRLLQQRMQATLSTVSLHITDLHGTPLTPVSQKGKLLKDLPPDFHPVPPPHPKTPSQTGTKAAPVRPPLPVGVPRRTHSTPAKAPPAMANSGDRPPPYSPLPTNGHGSSDFGLAGDGKKMGGRAGEYGNELLFISSGVQLFFVAPNGQVSSLTHPGYLRVIAFDTQHQDVSSGSPPAFLDVCNWWYPLTRETPVLLANSGIYMFPDTLASAARSYVGIVLSSELPDTSKDMFKDLMTQLSEFRIQGPDGSEVICLSEKVPLGPLTEQNAWKEKPLLPGWSEKMGHGILTGATRLSVGLIKGAEATERAIQKGGIKIRSRMTPEETPTEVNPHVHKGLNAAKTATGGAVRVSKYLVTGLSNAMGHVAEKMAPHVKKHGAKLVPESLKSRKEGEASNVDGAKFVAASSMHGFSTVWSSLETGAKLVGKSLAAETVNSVTYKFRGLEKLLNMSKNK, encoded by the exons ATGTTTGAACCTGCGGAGGTAATCCTTGTCAAGGACCAGTATAAAATGGCCTACCACGCGCTCCGTCGTGGTTTGACAGCGGAGGAGCGGGGCAAAAAACCAGAGGCTCTGGAGTATTACAGGAAAGGCctccttcacctgcagcagggAATTGAGGTGCCCATCAGTGGGGAGAGGCACCAGGGAGCGGTGTGGGACTCGACccggctgctgcagcagaggatGCAGGCCACCCTCAGCACCGTGAGCCTCCACATCACTGACCTGCACGGCACACCGCTGACCCCAGTGAGTCAGAAGGGAAAGTTGCTGAAGGATTTGCCTCCTGATTTTCATCCAGTCCCGCCCCCTCACCCAAAGACTCCATCACAGACGGGCACAAAAGCAGCCCCTGTCAGACCTCCGCTCCCCGTTGGAGTCCCCAGGCGAACACATTCCACCCCGGCTAAAGCTCCTCCAGCCATGGCCAACTCAGGCGACCGTCCCCCGCCGTACTCTCCTCTACCCACCAACGGTCACGGCAGCTCCGACTTCGGTCTGGCTGGAGACGGAAAGAAGATGGGCGGCCGGGCGGGCGAGTACGGGAACGAGCTGCTGTTCATCTCCTCGGGTGTGCAGTTGTTTTTCGTGGCGCCAAACGGACAGGTGAGCTCGCTGACCCACCCGGGCTACCTCCGGGTCATCGCCTTCGACACGCAGCACCAGGACGTCTCCTCGGGGAGTCCACCTGCCTTTCTGGAC GTGTGTAACTGGTGGTACCCGCTGACCAGAGAGACCCCAGTGCTGCTGGCTAACTCGGGCATCTACATGTTTCCGGACACCTTGGCCAGTGCTGCAAGATCTTACGTGGGCATTGTTTTGTCATCCGAGTTGCCCGACACCAGCAAGGACATGTTCAAAGACCTCATGACTCAGCTCTCCGAATTCAGGATCCAG GGTCCAgacgggtcagaggtcatctgCCTCAGTGAAAAAGTTCCCCTGGGTCCATTAACGGAACAAAATGCTTGGAAAGAAAAACCACTGCTTCCAGGGTGGAGCGAGAAAATGGGTCATGGAATCTTGACGG GAGCAACGCGGCTGAGTGTAGGGCTCATCAAAGGGGCAGAAGCCACAGAAAGAGCCATCCAAAAGGGTGGAATTAAAATCCGGAGCCGCATGACGCCAGAGGAAACACCCACTGAGGTCAATCCTCATGTCCACAAAGGTCTGAATGCTGCTAAAACGGCCACTGGAGGAGCTGTGCGAGTCAGCAAGTACTTAG tgactGGACTGAGCAACGCGATGGGACATGTAGCGGAGAAAATGGCACCACATGTAAAGAAACACGGCGCTAAACTGGTACCAGAGTCCCTGAAGTCAAGGAAAGAGGGCGAAGCTTCAAatgtggatggagccaaattCGTGGCGGCCTCCAGCATGCATG GTTTCTCGACTGTTTGGTCGAGCCTGGAGACTGGAGCCAAACTTGTCGGCAAAAGTCTTGCTGCGGAGACGGTCAACAGCGTGACCTATAA ATTTAGGGGCTTAGAGAAACTGTTAAACATGTCCAAAAACAAGTGA
- the LOC128748998 gene encoding cyclin-A1-like, protein MLNCSSSNSSKENMPPTGKSDSLQVQKGSERTVLGVLSDNEVRDPSESQDSQFSELCSDTGSSPIIFYVHSPSSSEEVHVEDTCEVILSPSGDEVDRQSMDEEESPEIRDLRHLLELSAEQNSSSTSQPEESDSEDVSRPNHFAEDTYWHMRQKENKFQPKSNYFENHPQLNGDMRLVLVDWLAEVTYEFQLSPETLHLAINYLDRFLSRTRIVKRSRLQLIGTAALLIAAKYEDVFPPKMHDCVYVTDNSYSTRDLVRMERAMLRILGFTLSAPTVHRFLHLYVTVVPVCTTTQYLAQYISELSLMEVDFYVKHSPSLVAVGSYVIANYAINSLLWPDELESFTNYSIEAIANCVADLYQVYVYAQSRPQQIIRKKYSTARYHSVATIPPPVFSAHFWFAFF, encoded by the exons ATGCTCAACTGCTCCAGTTCCAACTCCAGCAAAGAGAACATGCCCCCAACAGGCAAATCCGACTCCCTCCAGGTACAGAAGGGCTCTGAGAGGACAGTGCTAGGTGTCTTGTCAGACAATGAAGTGAGAGATCCCTCTGAGAGTCAG GACAGCCAGTTCTCTGAGCTCTGCTCAGACACAGGCAGCTCCCCCATCATCTTCTACGTGCACTCTCCCAGCTCCAGTGAGGAAGTTCATGTGGAAGATACTTGCGAAGTCATTCTCTCTCCGTCCGGGGACGAAGTCGACCGCCAGTCCATGGACGAGGAAGAGTCTCCAGAGATCAGAGACCTCAGACACTTGCTGGAACTGA GTGCAGAACAAAATTCTTCTTCCACGTCTCAACCAGAGGAGTCAGACTCAGAGGACGTCTCACGTCCGAATCACTTTGCTGAGGACACTTACTGGCACATGAGGCAAAAAGAG AACAAGTTCCAGCCCAAATCAAACTACTTTGAGAACCACCCGCAGCTCAACGGCGACATGAGATTGGTCCTGGTGGACTGGCTGGCTGAGGTCACCTATGAGTTCCAGCTGAGCCCGGAAACCTTGCACCTCGCCATCAACTATCTGGATCGCTTCCTCTCCCGCACCAGGATCGTGAAGCGCAGCCGGCTCCAGCTGATCGGCACGGCGGCCTTGCTCATCGCTGC GAAATACGAAGACGTGTTCCCACCTAAGATGCACGACTGTGTTTACGTCACCGACAACAGCTACTCCACTAGAGACTTGGTTCGGATGGAACGTGCCATGCTGAGGATCCTGGGTTTCACCTTGTCTGCCCCGACGGTGCACAGATTCCTGCACCTCTACGTTACTGTGGTCCCCGTCTGCACGACCACCCAGTACCTGGCACAG TACATATCAGAGTTGAGTCTGATGGAGGTCGATTTTTACGTCAAGCACAGTCCATCTCTGGTAGCAGTGGGGTCGTATGTCATCGCCAACTACGCCATCAACAGTCTGCTCTGG CCCGATGAGCTGGAGAGTTTCACCAACTACTCCATTGAGGCCATTGCTAACTGCGTGGCTGACCTCTACCAGGTCTACGTCTACGCTCAGAGTCGCCCCCAGCAGATCATCCGAAAGAAGTACAGCACTGCCCG GTACCACAGTGTGGCCACCATCCCCCCACCAGTCTTCTCTGCGCACTTCTGGTTCGCCTTTTTCTGA
- the LOC128748999 gene encoding serine rich and transmembrane domain containing 1, which translates to MSGLDLTLMDHNETGLSSVDNRTVLRFAPTAGSTSAAASSLAPQGNVYVYIWLFLGLLVFLLTLLVISLHRLKNIISSSSLPDCSSEGHSSFTNMEICSISSQRSTISTLST; encoded by the coding sequence ATGTCCGGACTGGACTTGACCTTGATGGACCACAATGAAACTGGACTCTCCTCCGTCGACAACAGAACTGTCCTCCGCTTCGCCCCGACCGCCGGCTCCACCTCGGCGGCCGCCTCGTCTCTGGCGCCGCAGGGGAACGTCTATGTCTACATTTGGCTCTTCCTGGGCCTCCTGGTGTTCCTGCTGACCCTGCTGGTCATCTCCCTCCACAGACTGAAGAACATCATCTCGTCCTCCTCGCTGCCAGACTGCAGCAGCGAAGGACACAGCTCTTTCACCAACATGGAGATCTGCAGCATCTCCTCTCAGAGATCCACCATCTCCACACTGTCCACCTGA